One Triticum dicoccoides isolate Atlit2015 ecotype Zavitan chromosome 5B, WEW_v2.0, whole genome shotgun sequence genomic window carries:
- the LOC119310410 gene encoding uncharacterized protein LOC119310410: MWSGDAAPAPAQHREGEGIPGWTDGIDQSESTNGADAWVDVERCRRPTGCPSRQPPGHRLVPSHHPAWPFPGLGGGGLLPLRVLIAARALGRVHLLFSQSVSQSSAVVDGQNLHHRAKKDNVGRTKTETRHSRHGHL; the protein is encoded by the exons ATGTGGAGCGGAGAcgccgcgcccgcgcccgcgcagCATCGAGAGGGAGAGGGGATTCCCGGGTGGACCGACGGAATCGACCAAAGCGAGAGCACCAACGGAGCCGATGCATGGGTCGACGTGGAGCGGTGTCGACGCCCCACGGGCTGCCCGTCGCGTCAACCCCCCGGCCACCGTCTCGTCCCGTCCCATCACCCCGCCTGGCCCTTCCCTGGCCTTGGCGGCGGTGGCCTCCTCCCTCTCCGCGTCCTCATCGCCGCGCGCGCACTTGGCC GAGTGCATCTCTTGTTCAGTCAGTCAGTCAGTCAGTCATCGGCCGTAGTCGACGGCCAGAATCTTCATCACCGAGCCAAAAAGGACAACGTGGGGAGGACCAAGACGGAGACGCGGCACTCTCGCCACGGCCACCTTTGA